The Neodiprion pinetum isolate iyNeoPine1 chromosome 5, iyNeoPine1.2, whole genome shotgun sequence genome segment TTAATTAACCTCTAAGATAAAGCGTATCAACACATTGGAAAGAATGACTTTTAACCCCGTCACGAGTGATAATAAAATCGCTTAGGGTGTCCCGCGATTCTCGTTCCAGCCCTCCTCGTCGGTTCACGCCTGTCGGTCGGCAGCCGGTGACACAGGGTGCCTCTAAGGGTAGTCGGTAATGTCGTTGTGCTGGAGGATTTTGTCCTCGGCCTCGGACTTCGTGATCATAATCCTGTAAGATACTGTGACTGCGCGTCTCAATCCCCTCGGGCCGAAGCCCTCCCTGACGATGAAATAAATTGCCGCGCCAATGCCGGCGAGTAAAGGAAATCCAAGCGCTATCCAGAGAGCGAGGTAATGCTTGTAGTAGCTGCAGTCGTACTGATCGCTGTCGAGCGCTTCGAAAAGGAGTTTCTCTCGCATCTCGGGGGGCGACTTGCACCTGAAATGACGCGTGAAAAATTGGCGGGTCTGAAAAATTAGCCGACTAATCTTCGTCCTCACCTCATTTCGTTCGAGTAATTCCTCGTCGAATTAACCGAGATTATCCACTGCGTTCCGCAGTCGCATTGCCATGGGTTCAGCTGCAGGTCGAGGTCCGATACGCGCTGTATCACCGGCAGTAGTTCACGACCCGCTCTGACGATCGAACAGTTTCTTACGGAGAGCCGGCGCAGTTGCGGCAGCAGGTCTTCGCTGGGTGGCTGGACCGCGAGGCTGGTCAAATTGGGACAGTTATCCGCCGATAAAACGGTGAGGTTCCTTAGGTTCGCGAGGTCAGTCAGGTTCAGGCACTCGAATCTAGGCATGTCGTTCATCCTCAGGATCCTCAGATGCGACACGGCGATTTGACCCAGACTGATTATGTTCGTTCGCGATATGTCCAGGACTTGTATAGCGGTCGGTAACTCAGGCAACTGTTTGATAGGGTTCGAGCTCAGGCTGAGATGCCTTAGACTTACCAACGGAGTAAACAAACCCGCGGGAAAATATGAACACGAGACGTTGGTCAGGTCGAGATCAACCAGCGAAACAAGATTTTTGAACGCATCTTTGTCTATGTTGTTATTTAGCGGGTTTTCGTTGAGTTTGAGCACGTGTAGCGCCTGGAAAACGGAAACGGCGACAGTTAGTCCGTAcctaattaattttcaaatttgttcatACCGAACCTTCATGTGCTCGAATGTCCAATGCGTGATGTGCTGCAGGACGTTGTAGGAAAGGTCGAGCACTTGCAGTTTTGATATTTGTGTGGTCAGCGCGGTGTCGTTTAGATACGGCAATTTGTTGTGGCTGACGTTCAGACTGGCTAGATTGTTCTCGGTATtacatttgaaaaagaaacgcTGCAGGTTGTTCTGCGAGAGGTCCAAGATCTCAAGCTTATCCAGGTACGCCGCACAGTCGGAAAAACTGTCGAAGAAATTACCCCGCAGGTTGAGCTCCGTTGCCTTTTCAACCCGGCTCGATACCGACCCGTTGCTGTCCCTGAAGAACTTCTCCTTGGTCAAACCGCTCCATGACAAGTCCAGCTGTAAGGAACCAGATTAATAAAAACGTATAAAAGCGACCGACAAACTGTTTGCGGTGATTAAGAATCGATGGACGAAAACCAGGAAATAATCAAACCTTGTCCGTCGCTACCGCGAAATGCGCAACCGTCAGAACGAAAATAATGTTAACCCACATGTCGAAGTTTAGCGAAAGTAATTACTGGCGATGGTTCCACAAGTGCGAGAAATCCGCGTAGAAGTTGCAGCTCTCACTGAAACTGCACTAATGAGAAAAGTGGTGCTGCTAAGTCGTTGGTCGGTAGGCCAGCACGGATGGCGAAAGGTCAATGCCGAAAGGCTAAtgcagcatttttttttatctccagATAACAATGGAATATTGTAGTCAATGATGGATTATACCTAATCTACGAATCcttgttttctcttttacaAAAGGTGCGTTTATGTATAGAATTTCACATGACTCCAAGTTTATTGTTgttctttcaattttgaatttgttttttttccctccattCTGTTTCTACGTCATTAATCTCAAACTACTTCACTGTATGAACCATTCTTAGTTCGCGTTAACCTATCCACACTATATCAACACAACCAAAAATTCCGGTAATGGCAGAaactattgaaaatattaatcgaTGGATTCCAAAATCCCTTTTCGATTTATAAATAGTATTCAATCAGCTTCTGTGTGGCTGACGTGCCCAATGCACTCTGCATTGCAAGACTGACGCTGCTGCAGCCGCATATGATGCGGCAGTAGTCGgaaaaagacaaaagaaatgaaaaagaaaatagtaaGTCAATGGAAACAAGCTGGCGATAAGCGATAAGTATCGCTAATACTATCGCATGACGCTGATAACGACAATTATTTGTAAGTATAATTTATGTGCACGTAACTATGTgcatataattataacactATATTCGCGTCTAACAGTGCATGCGGATGCACGCGTATAACGCGGGGAAAAGATTTGTTGAGTTTACCACATGTGTGGTgaaagaaatcattttttgatccaaacaaatgCTTTTTGATTTGACAGAAAAGTGTTCAAAACAATAACCtgtgttattaattttaagtGAAACCAGATTTATTAACTGTATTTGATAACAATGTCtggtaaattaattaaatttatttttgtgcgtTACTAAGTTGCAATTTACAAATTAACGATTATCcaatagtttttcaatttttgagaaCGGTTTATTATTCGCTGAGTAGAATATCTTTATCGGTCTTGCAAAtgtcagaaaaatttcaaattcggatggtatacatatatacgtacagcGTGAATTGAAAAGATCGCATGCATTTAAGCCGCTGGATTGTTAACGAGTGAATACATTTATGCAAACAGCATtctaattaataataatgtatgaaTAACTGGAACTTGCATtcagagaaattttatcgctCAGCTCGTCTTTATCTGCGCAACGCCTCCGTCGAGGAgttttatgtatttatatccGTGGCTACAACACTCGCAGAGTTCATTCTAAAAAGTCGAATTATCGCATGTCTACAGATATAAGCGCGCGTGTATGCAGAACGCATGCAGAATTTAGATTATAATCATGCGCTTACTTCCGCCAATTTGATTCTCCGTTATTGATACTCGTCTCTGCTGCGGTTACTTCAATTGCCATCAGGGACGAATATTCAGCCTCGTGGATATTCGAGAATAATCACACCTTATTACACAGCTAACTGAATCTAATTGCACTTCTATACGTGTACGAGGAACCATGTTTGCAAgatttgtattgtttttttcatggATACGATTTTTATCTCTTATTGTGACAGGATGTATATACACTTTATCCActatgttgaaaataattacattgtTTACTCGTTATTGATTTCGTGCTTTATTTATACTGGCGTGATAATGGCGATAGaagtttgcatattttttcaattcagcAACAAAATATATTGACAAAGTGCGGTATTTATGTTTCCATTATTTTCGAGCGATTGGgaa includes the following:
- the LOC124220204 gene encoding leucine-rich repeat neuronal protein 3, encoding MWVNIIFVLTVAHFAVATDKLDLSWSGLTKEKFFRDSNGSVSSRVEKATELNLRGNFFDSFSDCAAYLDKLEILDLSQNNLQRFFFKCNTENNLASLNVSHNKLPYLNDTALTTQISKLQVLDLSYNVLQHITHWTFEHMKALHVLKLNENPLNNNIDKDAFKNLVSLVDLDLTNVSCSYFPAGLFTPLVSLRHLSLSSNPIKQLPELPTAIQVLDISRTNIISLGQIAVSHLRILRMNDMPRFECLNLTDLANLRNLTVLSADNCPNLTSLAVQPPSEDLLPQLRRLSVRNCSIVRAGRELLPVIQRVSDLDLQLNPWQCDCGTQWIISVNSTRNYSNEMRCKSPPEMREKLLFEALDSDQYDCSYYKHYLALWIALGFPLLAGIGAAIYFIVREGFGPRGLRRAVTVSYRIMITKSEAEDKILQHNDITDYP